Genomic segment of Sinorhizobium meliloti:
GCGGCCGGTGTCGCCGTCTGGTGGGTTCATACGAACGACCTGCTCCGGCCGCCGACGGACACCGGCGTCGCCAATCCGCCCGCGACGGTGGATGCGGAGGATTTCGACGGCGCGGCCGGCCTGCAGACCCTCGGCGCCCAGGAGGGCTTCTCCGGCGATTGGATAGAGGTCTTTGCTCCCGGAGAAACTGCGGCGGTCACGCCGGGGCCGCGCGCCAGCGCGGAACCGTCCGGCGGTGATGCAGGCGAGAGCCTGCGGTTGATTTCGGCAGCGGCCTCCAAGGAGGGCGATGTGGCGATCGAAATTCCCGCGGATGTCCTTGCCCAGCTGTCGGGCAAGTCGTCGACACTCGCCCTGACGGTCCAGGCGGCTCCGGGCAAGGCAACCGAATTCTCGGTCGAATGCGATTTCTCGACGCTCGGCGACTGCGGCCGGCACCGCTTCACCGTACACGACGAGCGGGTCGACATGCTGTTGAAGATCAATTTCGAGCGCGGCTCGGCACCCAGCAGTCCTGGAAAACTGGTGATCAACAGCGATCTCAGCGGCAGCGGCAACAGCCTCGATCTCTTTGCGATCCGGGTGCAGCCGGGCGGCTGATCGTCAGCGCGTCGGAATCACCTGAGAAAACCGGAGCCGGAGCCGAGGATCTTCTCGTCGACATCGCCGATCGCCGTCTCGTCCTTGCCGTCATAGTCGAGCTTCGTCAGCATGTGGCGGATCACGTTGATGCGGGAGCGGCGCTTGTCGTTCCCGCGGATGACGGTCCATGGCCCGTGCTCCGTGTGCGTTTCCTTCAGCATACGGTCGCGTTTTCCGGTGTAGTCGTCCCACTTGTTCAGCGCCGCGATGTCCATCGGCGAAAGCTTCCAGATCTTCAATGGGTCGTGGCGCCGGTCATGGAAGCGCTTCAGTTGCATCTCCCGGCCGATATTGATCCAGAACTTGAAGAGATGGATGCCCTCGTTCGCGATCATCTCCTCGAAACGCGGCGTCTCTTCGAGGAATTGCTCGTACTGGTCGGCGGTGCAAAAGCCCATCACCGGTTCGACACCGGCGCGGTTGTACCAGGAGCGGTCGAATAGGACGAACTCGCCGGCGGTCGGGAAGGTTGCGACATAGCGCTGGAAATACCACTGACCCCGTTCGGTCTCCGTCGGTTTCGTCAGTGCGACGACGCGCGCGGAGCGGGGATTCATATTGGCCGTCGTCGCGTGGATCGCACCACCCTTGCCGGCGGCGTCGCGGCCCTCGAAGACCGCCATTACGCGCTTGCCGGTCGCCTGCATCCAGAACTGCACCTTGACCAGTTCGATCTGCAGCTTCGTCAGCGTTTCTTCGTACTCCTCCCGATCGAGCTTTTTCTTGTAGGGATAATCGTCGGAGCCGAAGGCTTCCTCGTCGATCCATTTCGGCAGGTCCGGATCGTCGATGTCGAAGATGCGGCTTCTGCCGTCAATCTCCAGTTCGACCGCCCGGTTCCCCGGCCTTGCTTCGGCCGGTGCTTCGTGGCGTGCCATCTGTTTCCTCCCGCTCGCTCGATTTCTCCGGAGGAGGCCATAATTACATTGCGGATTCAAGCATGTCGTGAAAATCATGTCATGAAGCAGCGCTATCTCTGCGCCCTTATGGCCGGATTCGGAAGGAGGCTTTGAGGCGGTTACCCTCACTTCTGCGGCATCCGGGCCGCTGGCTGGATCAGCAGCAGTCGTCGAGGTGCAGGAGGCAGCGAATTGAGGAACGAGGGTATCGTGTTGGATGGCGCGAAGGTGTTCTGGCGCACCCTGCTGCCGAGGTTGAAGGCGGAACGCGGGCTTCTCGGCCTGTCCGTCGTGCTCGCCTTCCTTGCCGCACTGGCGGGCATCCATCCGCTGGCCGTTCTGCCTTTCTGGATGGTGCTCGTCGCGGCCATCCTCAACCGGGGGGCACCGCCCGTCCAGGCAGCGCCGGCAAGCGTCGGCGCTGCCGTGGAAACCAAGGCCGACCCGCTAGCTCCCCTGCTCGACGCACTCGACATGCCGGTGCTCGTCGTGGCGGCCGACGAGACCGTCGTCTTCCAGAACGTTGCCGCAGAGAAGGCTTTCGGAACCATCCCCCAGGACAGCTATCTTTCCGCCCGCGTCCGTTCGCCCGGCATTCTCGACATGGTGCGCGAGACGATCGCGACAGGCAAAGTCAACCAGATCGAGCATGCGGAACGGCTACCTTCGGAGGCGGTCTACGTGGTTCGCGTCGCGCCCGCGGACATAGGTTCCGAAGGTTCCGGCCGGCGCATCTTCCTGCTGACGTATCGCGATATCTCGCAGGCCCGCCGTATCGACCGGATGCGCTCCGACTTCGTCGCCAATG
This window contains:
- a CDS encoding biotin transporter BioY, which codes for MSGLETAIRNALERADRSNAEIRARIYQSARQALENGLQKQQIEDPEVISVQRHRLEAVIRAIEMEERAALKERAQTPVVSLGEVKARGERVERAPEAPVPAAPRSEPALKPEGSPPAQADGGLGALRPERDGSPAAFRAAADEGRIEPARKPAPDPGVADQRPRKRRRSRFFSYAMIVATLAAAAGVAVWWVHTNDLLRPPTDTGVANPPATVDAEDFDGAAGLQTLGAQEGFSGDWIEVFAPGETAAVTPGPRASAEPSGGDAGESLRLISAAASKEGDVAIEIPADVLAQLSGKSSTLALTVQAAPGKATEFSVECDFSTLGDCGRHRFTVHDERVDMLLKINFERGSAPSSPGKLVINSDLSGSGNSLDLFAIRVQPGG
- the ppk2 gene encoding polyphosphate kinase 2, with amino-acid sequence MARHEAPAEARPGNRAVELEIDGRSRIFDIDDPDLPKWIDEEAFGSDDYPYKKKLDREEYEETLTKLQIELVKVQFWMQATGKRVMAVFEGRDAAGKGGAIHATTANMNPRSARVVALTKPTETERGQWYFQRYVATFPTAGEFVLFDRSWYNRAGVEPVMGFCTADQYEQFLEETPRFEEMIANEGIHLFKFWINIGREMQLKRFHDRRHDPLKIWKLSPMDIAALNKWDDYTGKRDRMLKETHTEHGPWTVIRGNDKRRSRINVIRHMLTKLDYDGKDETAIGDVDEKILGSGSGFLR